A DNA window from Anastrepha ludens isolate Willacy chromosome 6, idAnaLude1.1, whole genome shotgun sequence contains the following coding sequences:
- the LOC128868937 gene encoding zinc finger protein 835 isoform X4: MCAAHSNPQQGFGYTWGFADNTRTESVLEIPANINYTVSSESMPYLLSTDGSLTVQKDVKGGLAAQKGGVVRRMFVVNEPFAPGAQRVITAGDILPGISVQVQKVIQGLEETEDSQGDAPNLKLEPGTLELSPKTELQDNMNYNESDATVKKERPYSCDECGKSFLLKHHLTTHARVHTGERPHVCVHCSKSFAHKHCLNTHLLLHSTDRPFQCTECKKSFTLKHHLLTHSRVHSRDRPFVCPECGRTFPLKRHLVTHSKFHAGERPYVCEECGESFAQENHLIMHSRFHGSLNPFVCPDCGATFPRKFQLVNHGRIHGKVPHSCALCGKEFLQKRTLVSHMRIHTGDQPYPCISCGEGFMSKAELNQHVRNTHGGVNPNSSNTAIHSSQQQHHTQQQQQPQQQTQAPHSQTITVVGNSANPALLTVAGNDNVARPQYGCRECGSAFNSREALALHLRLHTGDKSLMTDLCALTAALPGHFLNTGLNPGTATVVATNPNIVAQNTVPVQIISSTGQVMTQTTLVQAAAATHPQGVVTSVPGVMHHQQPQQQLTNTAPQQHHPQQQQPTPPKPKSHFCASCGKGFAAKHGLMQHNRRHPNGGCTVRTHVCECGKAFFQKNHLMLHQRQHLETKPPSAVAQQQQQQQQQQQQQQQQQQQQQVR, from the exons ATGTGTGCAGCGCACAGTAACCCACAGCAGGGCTTCGGCTACACTTGGGGCTTCGCAGACAATACCCGTACGGAGTCCGTGTTGGAAATTCCGGCAAATATAAATTACACAGTCAGCAGCGAGTCC ATGCCATATTTATTATCTACAGATGGGTCATTAACTGTGCAGAAGGATGTAAAAGGTGGACTGGCGGCCCAGAAAGGGGGTGTTGTTCGTCGAATGTTTGTCGTGAATGAACCATTTGCACCAGGAGCACAACG AGTCATAACTGCAG GTGACATTTTGCCGGGCATTTCAGTACAAGTTCAAAAAGTTATACAAGGCTTAGAAGAAACAGAAGATTCGCAAGGAGATGCGCCCAATTTAAAGTTAGAGCCTGGCACATTAGAACTTTCTCCCAAAACAGAGCTGCAGGATAATATGAACTATAACGAG aGTGATGCCACAGTAAAGAAGGAGCGCCCATACAGTTGCGATGAATGCGGCAAATCGTTTCTGCTGAAACATCATTTAACGACACATGCGAGGGTACATACAG GTGAACGgccgcatgtgtgtgtgcattgcaGCAAGAGCTTTGCTCATAAGCACTGCCTCAACACGCATCTGCTTTTGCATTCAACTGATCGACCCTTTCAATGCACCGAATGCAAGAAAAGTTTTACTTTGAAACACCACCTCTTGACACATTCACGTGTTCATAGTCGTGATCGGCCATTTGTATGCCCTGAATGTGGGCGCACGTTCCCTTTGAAGCGGCATTTAGTAACACATAGCAAATTTCATGCCGGCGAACGACCATACGTTTGTGAAGAATGCGGCGAAAGTTTTGCTCAGGAGAATCACTTAATAATGCATTCACG TTTTCATGGATCCTTGAATCCGTTTGTATGTCCGGATTGTGGTGCTACGTTTCCACGCAAATTCCAGTTGGTGAATCATGGTCGTATACACGGTAAGGTACCACACTCTTGTGCTTTGTGTGGCAAAGAGTTCTTGCAAAAGCGTACCCTGGTATCGCACATGAG GATTCATACTGGCGACCAGCCATATCCTTGCATTAGTTGTGGGGAAGGATTTATGTCAAAAGCCGAGCTCAATCAGCATGTACGCAATACGCACGGAGGCGTTAATCCAAACTCTTCGAACACTGCG ATACATTCttcgcagcagcagcatcatacgcaacaacagcagcagccacAGCAACAGACACAAGCGCCACATTCACAAACCATTACTGTTGTCGGTAATTCAGCGAACCCGGCATTATTAACCGTAGCAGGCAATGATAATGTTGCTCGTCCCCAATATGGATGTCG TGAATGTGGAAGTGCCTTTAATAGCAGAGAAGCGTTAGCGCTTCACTTGCGATTGCACACGGGTGACAAGAGCCTTATGACTGATTTGTGCGCTTTAACCGCGGCATTGCCTGGTCACTTCCTCAACACTGGCCTTAATCCAGGTACAGCCACTGTGGTGGCCACCAATCCAAATATAGTGGCTCAAAACACTGTACCAGTGCAGATAATTTCATCAACAGGTCAAGTTATGACCCAAACAACACTAGTGCAGGCCGCTGCCGCAACACATCCCCAGGGTGTTGTTACCAGTGTACCTGGCGTGATGCACCACCAGCAGCCGCAACAACAGTTGACAAACACAGCGCCACAGCAACATCATCCACAACAGCAGCAGCCAACGCCGCCCAAACCAAAGTCACACTTTTGCGCCAGTTGCGGCAAAGGTTTCGCGGCTAAGCATGGACTCATGCAGCATAATCGCCGACATCCCAATGGTGGTTGCACCGTGCGCACACATGTCTGCGAGTGTGGCAAGGCATTCTTCCAGAAGAATCATTTGATGTTACATCAGCGCCAACATTTGGAAACGAAGCCTCCATCTGCTGTagcgcaacaacagcagcagcagcagcaacaacaacagcaacaacaacaacagcagcaacaacaacaggtgCGTTGA
- the LOC128868937 gene encoding zinc finger protein 665 isoform X1 produces MCAAHSNPQQGFGYTWGFADNTRTESVLEIPANINYTVSSESMPYLLSTDGSLTVQKDVKGGLAAQKGGVVRRMFVVNEPFAPGAQRVITAGTTTPSVVKKQDQQVLSINCDKNYLLVDQSDQSHSLTNGIVDTKSQTILTTTAGAKTHFSPIGPIHLTAEECNEILMKRALAASQQTHTITTPDGHGTTSDILPGISVQVQKVIQGLEETEDSQGDAPNLKLEPGTLELSPKTELQDNMNYNESDATVKKERPYSCDECGKSFLLKHHLTTHARVHTGERPHVCVHCSKSFAHKHCLNTHLLLHSTDRPFQCTECKKSFTLKHHLLTHSRVHSRDRPFVCPECGRTFPLKRHLVTHSKFHAGERPYVCEECGESFAQENHLIMHSRFHGSLNPFVCPDCGATFPRKFQLVNHGRIHGKVPHSCALCGKEFLQKRTLVSHMRIHTGDQPYPCISCGEGFMSKAELNQHVRNTHGGVNPNSSNTAIHSSQQQHHTQQQQQPQQQTQAPHSQTITVVGNSANPALLTVAGNDNVARPQYGCRECGSAFNSREALALHLRLHTGDKSLMTDLCALTAALPGHFLNTGLNPGTATVVATNPNIVAQNTVPVQIISSTGQVMTQTTLVQAAAATHPQGVVTSVPGVMHHQQPQQQLTNTAPQQHHPQQQQPTPPKPKSHFCASCGKGFAAKHGLMQHNRRHPNGGCTVRTHVCECGKAFFQKNHLMLHQRQHLETKPPSAVAQQQQQQQQQQQQQQQQQQQQQVR; encoded by the exons ATGTGTGCAGCGCACAGTAACCCACAGCAGGGCTTCGGCTACACTTGGGGCTTCGCAGACAATACCCGTACGGAGTCCGTGTTGGAAATTCCGGCAAATATAAATTACACAGTCAGCAGCGAGTCC ATGCCATATTTATTATCTACAGATGGGTCATTAACTGTGCAGAAGGATGTAAAAGGTGGACTGGCGGCCCAGAAAGGGGGTGTTGTTCGTCGAATGTTTGTCGTGAATGAACCATTTGCACCAGGAGCACAACG AGTCATAACTGCAGGTACTACTACACCATCGGTGGTGAAGAAACAAGACCAACAAGTGCTCAGTATTAACTGCGACAAAAATT ACCTACTTGTAGATCAATCAGATCAGTCACACTCTCTGACTAATGGTATCGTCGACACGAAGTCACAAACCATACTAACGACAACAGCTGGCGCTAAAACGCATTTCAGTCCCATCGGGCCGATCCATCTCACTGCAGAGGAATGCAACGAGATATTAATGAAACGAGCGCTTGCCGCATCTCAACAGACTCACACGATCACTACTCCAGACGGACATGGGACGACAA GTGACATTTTGCCGGGCATTTCAGTACAAGTTCAAAAAGTTATACAAGGCTTAGAAGAAACAGAAGATTCGCAAGGAGATGCGCCCAATTTAAAGTTAGAGCCTGGCACATTAGAACTTTCTCCCAAAACAGAGCTGCAGGATAATATGAACTATAACGAG aGTGATGCCACAGTAAAGAAGGAGCGCCCATACAGTTGCGATGAATGCGGCAAATCGTTTCTGCTGAAACATCATTTAACGACACATGCGAGGGTACATACAG GTGAACGgccgcatgtgtgtgtgcattgcaGCAAGAGCTTTGCTCATAAGCACTGCCTCAACACGCATCTGCTTTTGCATTCAACTGATCGACCCTTTCAATGCACCGAATGCAAGAAAAGTTTTACTTTGAAACACCACCTCTTGACACATTCACGTGTTCATAGTCGTGATCGGCCATTTGTATGCCCTGAATGTGGGCGCACGTTCCCTTTGAAGCGGCATTTAGTAACACATAGCAAATTTCATGCCGGCGAACGACCATACGTTTGTGAAGAATGCGGCGAAAGTTTTGCTCAGGAGAATCACTTAATAATGCATTCACG TTTTCATGGATCCTTGAATCCGTTTGTATGTCCGGATTGTGGTGCTACGTTTCCACGCAAATTCCAGTTGGTGAATCATGGTCGTATACACGGTAAGGTACCACACTCTTGTGCTTTGTGTGGCAAAGAGTTCTTGCAAAAGCGTACCCTGGTATCGCACATGAG GATTCATACTGGCGACCAGCCATATCCTTGCATTAGTTGTGGGGAAGGATTTATGTCAAAAGCCGAGCTCAATCAGCATGTACGCAATACGCACGGAGGCGTTAATCCAAACTCTTCGAACACTGCG ATACATTCttcgcagcagcagcatcatacgcaacaacagcagcagccacAGCAACAGACACAAGCGCCACATTCACAAACCATTACTGTTGTCGGTAATTCAGCGAACCCGGCATTATTAACCGTAGCAGGCAATGATAATGTTGCTCGTCCCCAATATGGATGTCG TGAATGTGGAAGTGCCTTTAATAGCAGAGAAGCGTTAGCGCTTCACTTGCGATTGCACACGGGTGACAAGAGCCTTATGACTGATTTGTGCGCTTTAACCGCGGCATTGCCTGGTCACTTCCTCAACACTGGCCTTAATCCAGGTACAGCCACTGTGGTGGCCACCAATCCAAATATAGTGGCTCAAAACACTGTACCAGTGCAGATAATTTCATCAACAGGTCAAGTTATGACCCAAACAACACTAGTGCAGGCCGCTGCCGCAACACATCCCCAGGGTGTTGTTACCAGTGTACCTGGCGTGATGCACCACCAGCAGCCGCAACAACAGTTGACAAACACAGCGCCACAGCAACATCATCCACAACAGCAGCAGCCAACGCCGCCCAAACCAAAGTCACACTTTTGCGCCAGTTGCGGCAAAGGTTTCGCGGCTAAGCATGGACTCATGCAGCATAATCGCCGACATCCCAATGGTGGTTGCACCGTGCGCACACATGTCTGCGAGTGTGGCAAGGCATTCTTCCAGAAGAATCATTTGATGTTACATCAGCGCCAACATTTGGAAACGAAGCCTCCATCTGCTGTagcgcaacaacagcagcagcagcagcaacaacaacagcaacaacaacaacagcagcaacaacaacaggtgCGTTGA
- the LOC128868937 gene encoding zinc finger protein 543 isoform X2, with translation MCAAHSNPQQGFGYTWGFADNTRTESVLEIPANINYTVSSESMPYLLSTDGSLTVQKDVKGGLAAQKGGVVRRMFVVNEPFAPGAQRVITAGTTTPSVVKKQDQQVLSINCDKNYLLVDQSDQSHSLTNGIVDTKSQTILTTTAGAKTHFSPIGPIHLTAEECNEILMKRALAASQQTHTITTPDGHGTTSDILPGISVQVQKVIQGLEETEDSQGDAPNLKLEPGTLELSPKTELQDNMNYNESDATVKKERPYSCDECGKSFLLKHHLTTHARVHTGERPHVCVHCSKSFAHKHCLNTHLLLHSTDRPFQCTECKKSFTLKHHLLTHSRVHSRDRPFVCPECGRTFPLKRHLVTHSKFHAGERPYVCEECGESFAQENHLIMHSRFHGSLNPFVCPDCGATFPRKFQLVNHGRIHGKVPHSCALCGKEFLQKRTLVSHMRIHTGDQPYPCISCGEGFMSKAELNQHVRNTHGGVNPNSSNTAIHSSQQQHHTQQQQQPQQQTQAPHSQTITVVGNSANPALLTVAGNDNVARPQYGCRECGSAFNSREALALHLRLHTGDKSLMTDLCALTAALPGHFLNTGLNPGQVMTQTTLVQAAAATHPQGVVTSVPGVMHHQQPQQQLTNTAPQQHHPQQQQPTPPKPKSHFCASCGKGFAAKHGLMQHNRRHPNGGCTVRTHVCECGKAFFQKNHLMLHQRQHLETKPPSAVAQQQQQQQQQQQQQQQQQQQQQVR, from the exons ATGTGTGCAGCGCACAGTAACCCACAGCAGGGCTTCGGCTACACTTGGGGCTTCGCAGACAATACCCGTACGGAGTCCGTGTTGGAAATTCCGGCAAATATAAATTACACAGTCAGCAGCGAGTCC ATGCCATATTTATTATCTACAGATGGGTCATTAACTGTGCAGAAGGATGTAAAAGGTGGACTGGCGGCCCAGAAAGGGGGTGTTGTTCGTCGAATGTTTGTCGTGAATGAACCATTTGCACCAGGAGCACAACG AGTCATAACTGCAGGTACTACTACACCATCGGTGGTGAAGAAACAAGACCAACAAGTGCTCAGTATTAACTGCGACAAAAATT ACCTACTTGTAGATCAATCAGATCAGTCACACTCTCTGACTAATGGTATCGTCGACACGAAGTCACAAACCATACTAACGACAACAGCTGGCGCTAAAACGCATTTCAGTCCCATCGGGCCGATCCATCTCACTGCAGAGGAATGCAACGAGATATTAATGAAACGAGCGCTTGCCGCATCTCAACAGACTCACACGATCACTACTCCAGACGGACATGGGACGACAA GTGACATTTTGCCGGGCATTTCAGTACAAGTTCAAAAAGTTATACAAGGCTTAGAAGAAACAGAAGATTCGCAAGGAGATGCGCCCAATTTAAAGTTAGAGCCTGGCACATTAGAACTTTCTCCCAAAACAGAGCTGCAGGATAATATGAACTATAACGAG aGTGATGCCACAGTAAAGAAGGAGCGCCCATACAGTTGCGATGAATGCGGCAAATCGTTTCTGCTGAAACATCATTTAACGACACATGCGAGGGTACATACAG GTGAACGgccgcatgtgtgtgtgcattgcaGCAAGAGCTTTGCTCATAAGCACTGCCTCAACACGCATCTGCTTTTGCATTCAACTGATCGACCCTTTCAATGCACCGAATGCAAGAAAAGTTTTACTTTGAAACACCACCTCTTGACACATTCACGTGTTCATAGTCGTGATCGGCCATTTGTATGCCCTGAATGTGGGCGCACGTTCCCTTTGAAGCGGCATTTAGTAACACATAGCAAATTTCATGCCGGCGAACGACCATACGTTTGTGAAGAATGCGGCGAAAGTTTTGCTCAGGAGAATCACTTAATAATGCATTCACG TTTTCATGGATCCTTGAATCCGTTTGTATGTCCGGATTGTGGTGCTACGTTTCCACGCAAATTCCAGTTGGTGAATCATGGTCGTATACACGGTAAGGTACCACACTCTTGTGCTTTGTGTGGCAAAGAGTTCTTGCAAAAGCGTACCCTGGTATCGCACATGAG GATTCATACTGGCGACCAGCCATATCCTTGCATTAGTTGTGGGGAAGGATTTATGTCAAAAGCCGAGCTCAATCAGCATGTACGCAATACGCACGGAGGCGTTAATCCAAACTCTTCGAACACTGCG ATACATTCttcgcagcagcagcatcatacgcaacaacagcagcagccacAGCAACAGACACAAGCGCCACATTCACAAACCATTACTGTTGTCGGTAATTCAGCGAACCCGGCATTATTAACCGTAGCAGGCAATGATAATGTTGCTCGTCCCCAATATGGATGTCG TGAATGTGGAAGTGCCTTTAATAGCAGAGAAGCGTTAGCGCTTCACTTGCGATTGCACACGGGTGACAAGAGCCTTATGACTGATTTGTGCGCTTTAACCGCGGCATTGCCTGGTCACTTCCTCAACACTGGCCTTAATCCAG GTCAAGTTATGACCCAAACAACACTAGTGCAGGCCGCTGCCGCAACACATCCCCAGGGTGTTGTTACCAGTGTACCTGGCGTGATGCACCACCAGCAGCCGCAACAACAGTTGACAAACACAGCGCCACAGCAACATCATCCACAACAGCAGCAGCCAACGCCGCCCAAACCAAAGTCACACTTTTGCGCCAGTTGCGGCAAAGGTTTCGCGGCTAAGCATGGACTCATGCAGCATAATCGCCGACATCCCAATGGTGGTTGCACCGTGCGCACACATGTCTGCGAGTGTGGCAAGGCATTCTTCCAGAAGAATCATTTGATGTTACATCAGCGCCAACATTTGGAAACGAAGCCTCCATCTGCTGTagcgcaacaacagcagcagcagcagcaacaacaacagcaacaacaacaacagcagcaacaacaacaggtgCGTTGA
- the LOC128868937 gene encoding zinc finger protein 835 isoform X3: MCAAHSNPQQGFGYTWGFADNTRTESVLEIPANINYTVSSESMPYLLSTDGSLTVQKDVKGGLAAQKGGVVRRMFVVNEPFAPGAQRVITAGTTTPSVVKKQDQQVLSINCDKNCDILPGISVQVQKVIQGLEETEDSQGDAPNLKLEPGTLELSPKTELQDNMNYNESDATVKKERPYSCDECGKSFLLKHHLTTHARVHTGERPHVCVHCSKSFAHKHCLNTHLLLHSTDRPFQCTECKKSFTLKHHLLTHSRVHSRDRPFVCPECGRTFPLKRHLVTHSKFHAGERPYVCEECGESFAQENHLIMHSRFHGSLNPFVCPDCGATFPRKFQLVNHGRIHGKVPHSCALCGKEFLQKRTLVSHMRIHTGDQPYPCISCGEGFMSKAELNQHVRNTHGGVNPNSSNTAIHSSQQQHHTQQQQQPQQQTQAPHSQTITVVGNSANPALLTVAGNDNVARPQYGCRECGSAFNSREALALHLRLHTGDKSLMTDLCALTAALPGHFLNTGLNPGTATVVATNPNIVAQNTVPVQIISSTGQVMTQTTLVQAAAATHPQGVVTSVPGVMHHQQPQQQLTNTAPQQHHPQQQQPTPPKPKSHFCASCGKGFAAKHGLMQHNRRHPNGGCTVRTHVCECGKAFFQKNHLMLHQRQHLETKPPSAVAQQQQQQQQQQQQQQQQQQQQQVR; the protein is encoded by the exons ATGTGTGCAGCGCACAGTAACCCACAGCAGGGCTTCGGCTACACTTGGGGCTTCGCAGACAATACCCGTACGGAGTCCGTGTTGGAAATTCCGGCAAATATAAATTACACAGTCAGCAGCGAGTCC ATGCCATATTTATTATCTACAGATGGGTCATTAACTGTGCAGAAGGATGTAAAAGGTGGACTGGCGGCCCAGAAAGGGGGTGTTGTTCGTCGAATGTTTGTCGTGAATGAACCATTTGCACCAGGAGCACAACG AGTCATAACTGCAGGTACTACTACACCATCGGTGGTGAAGAAACAAGACCAACAAGTGCTCAGTATTAACTGCGACAAAAATT GTGACATTTTGCCGGGCATTTCAGTACAAGTTCAAAAAGTTATACAAGGCTTAGAAGAAACAGAAGATTCGCAAGGAGATGCGCCCAATTTAAAGTTAGAGCCTGGCACATTAGAACTTTCTCCCAAAACAGAGCTGCAGGATAATATGAACTATAACGAG aGTGATGCCACAGTAAAGAAGGAGCGCCCATACAGTTGCGATGAATGCGGCAAATCGTTTCTGCTGAAACATCATTTAACGACACATGCGAGGGTACATACAG GTGAACGgccgcatgtgtgtgtgcattgcaGCAAGAGCTTTGCTCATAAGCACTGCCTCAACACGCATCTGCTTTTGCATTCAACTGATCGACCCTTTCAATGCACCGAATGCAAGAAAAGTTTTACTTTGAAACACCACCTCTTGACACATTCACGTGTTCATAGTCGTGATCGGCCATTTGTATGCCCTGAATGTGGGCGCACGTTCCCTTTGAAGCGGCATTTAGTAACACATAGCAAATTTCATGCCGGCGAACGACCATACGTTTGTGAAGAATGCGGCGAAAGTTTTGCTCAGGAGAATCACTTAATAATGCATTCACG TTTTCATGGATCCTTGAATCCGTTTGTATGTCCGGATTGTGGTGCTACGTTTCCACGCAAATTCCAGTTGGTGAATCATGGTCGTATACACGGTAAGGTACCACACTCTTGTGCTTTGTGTGGCAAAGAGTTCTTGCAAAAGCGTACCCTGGTATCGCACATGAG GATTCATACTGGCGACCAGCCATATCCTTGCATTAGTTGTGGGGAAGGATTTATGTCAAAAGCCGAGCTCAATCAGCATGTACGCAATACGCACGGAGGCGTTAATCCAAACTCTTCGAACACTGCG ATACATTCttcgcagcagcagcatcatacgcaacaacagcagcagccacAGCAACAGACACAAGCGCCACATTCACAAACCATTACTGTTGTCGGTAATTCAGCGAACCCGGCATTATTAACCGTAGCAGGCAATGATAATGTTGCTCGTCCCCAATATGGATGTCG TGAATGTGGAAGTGCCTTTAATAGCAGAGAAGCGTTAGCGCTTCACTTGCGATTGCACACGGGTGACAAGAGCCTTATGACTGATTTGTGCGCTTTAACCGCGGCATTGCCTGGTCACTTCCTCAACACTGGCCTTAATCCAGGTACAGCCACTGTGGTGGCCACCAATCCAAATATAGTGGCTCAAAACACTGTACCAGTGCAGATAATTTCATCAACAGGTCAAGTTATGACCCAAACAACACTAGTGCAGGCCGCTGCCGCAACACATCCCCAGGGTGTTGTTACCAGTGTACCTGGCGTGATGCACCACCAGCAGCCGCAACAACAGTTGACAAACACAGCGCCACAGCAACATCATCCACAACAGCAGCAGCCAACGCCGCCCAAACCAAAGTCACACTTTTGCGCCAGTTGCGGCAAAGGTTTCGCGGCTAAGCATGGACTCATGCAGCATAATCGCCGACATCCCAATGGTGGTTGCACCGTGCGCACACATGTCTGCGAGTGTGGCAAGGCATTCTTCCAGAAGAATCATTTGATGTTACATCAGCGCCAACATTTGGAAACGAAGCCTCCATCTGCTGTagcgcaacaacagcagcagcagcagcaacaacaacagcaacaacaacaacagcagcaacaacaacaggtgCGTTGA